The following are encoded together in the Cerasicoccus sp. TK19100 genome:
- a CDS encoding HAD family hydrolase encodes MKYLIAVLFCAVALCADPLPSWNKTDSKKQIIGFVEKVTDPKSPDFVPRDERIAVFDNDGTLWSERPVYFQLIFIFDQIKKMAPDHPEWQTQEPYASVLKGDYKSALSAKEEALVEMALVAHSNMTGAEFKQAARAWLDSAEHPKTGMLYKEMVFQPMLELLAYLRAKGFKTFIVSGGGVDFIRVFAEETYGIPPEQVVGTTLKAKYEVRDGKGVLVKEPEIALIDDKAGKPVGIYQFIGRRPIFAAGNSDGDFEMLEYTTTGEGPRFGMLVHHNDSQREWAYDRESHVGQLNRGLDEGPDRGWLIVDMKNDWAKIYPSVAD; translated from the coding sequence ATGAAATACCTGATAGCCGTTCTCTTTTGTGCGGTTGCGCTCTGCGCCGACCCGTTGCCCTCGTGGAATAAAACTGACTCTAAGAAACAGATTATCGGCTTCGTCGAGAAGGTCACTGATCCGAAGTCGCCGGACTTTGTCCCGCGAGATGAGCGCATCGCCGTCTTCGATAATGACGGCACGCTGTGGTCGGAAAGACCGGTCTATTTCCAACTGATTTTCATCTTCGATCAGATCAAGAAAATGGCACCAGATCACCCGGAGTGGCAGACCCAGGAGCCGTATGCATCAGTGTTGAAGGGCGACTACAAGTCAGCGCTTTCGGCCAAGGAAGAAGCGCTGGTCGAGATGGCCCTCGTGGCCCACAGCAATATGACGGGCGCGGAATTTAAGCAGGCCGCGCGTGCGTGGCTCGACTCCGCCGAGCACCCCAAGACGGGCATGCTTTACAAAGAGATGGTCTTCCAGCCGATGCTGGAGCTATTGGCCTACCTGCGAGCCAAGGGCTTTAAGACTTTTATCGTGTCCGGTGGCGGCGTGGATTTCATCCGTGTGTTTGCTGAGGAAACCTACGGCATCCCGCCGGAGCAAGTTGTCGGCACCACGCTCAAGGCGAAATACGAAGTCCGCGATGGCAAAGGCGTGCTCGTCAAAGAGCCCGAGATCGCACTGATCGACGACAAGGCGGGCAAGCCGGTGGGCATTTATCAGTTTATCGGTCGTCGCCCGATCTTTGCCGCGGGTAACTCCGACGGCGATTTTGAAATGCTGGAATACACGACCACGGGGGAGGGCCCTCGCTTCGGCATGCTCGTCCACCACAACGACAGTCAACGCGAGTGGGCCTACGACCGGGAGTCGCACGTCGGCCAGCTCAACCGCGGCCTTGACGAAGGCCCTGATCGCGGCTGGCTGATTGTGGATATGAAGAACGACTGGGCGAAGATTTATCCGTCCGTTGCCGACTGA